The Halorhabdus sp. BNX81 genome includes a region encoding these proteins:
- a CDS encoding urease accessory protein UreD, producing MAADVPRGFEQYAGEAVPQAAVGSPGKDGRLELLFGTDADSGTVLQRDFARVPFHVSGTLDHAPPADGTAVYVQSPTGGVAQGDRHDVSIRARQGATALVSTQSATKVQSMTHNFARAEIEVAAGDGTHLEYVPGATILYPDARYTQSLTIELGSAATAIVGEVIVPGRLARGEAFEFDRYAAGVEASGPDGRLFADRLTLSPGDDGAGPRTTGVLSGDVFGTLYAVTTTECPAASLADAMADRVADCDPEAGVSTLPNDAGSWVRVVGDSTESVTDTLHAAWDGARQRLLGVPAPALRKY from the coding sequence ATGGCCGCCGACGTTCCCCGCGGGTTCGAGCAGTACGCCGGCGAGGCGGTCCCCCAGGCGGCCGTGGGGTCGCCGGGCAAGGACGGCCGGCTCGAACTCCTCTTCGGGACCGACGCCGACAGTGGAACGGTTCTCCAGCGCGACTTCGCCCGTGTCCCCTTTCACGTCTCGGGGACGCTCGATCACGCACCGCCGGCGGACGGGACGGCCGTCTACGTCCAGTCACCGACCGGCGGCGTCGCCCAGGGTGACCGACACGACGTCTCGATCCGCGCCCGTCAGGGCGCGACCGCGCTGGTCTCGACCCAGAGCGCGACGAAAGTCCAGTCGATGACCCACAATTTCGCCCGGGCGGAGATCGAAGTGGCAGCCGGGGACGGCACCCATCTCGAATACGTCCCGGGGGCGACGATTCTCTACCCGGACGCGAGGTACACCCAGTCGCTGACGATCGAGTTGGGATCGGCGGCCACGGCGATCGTCGGCGAGGTGATCGTCCCCGGCCGACTTGCCCGCGGCGAGGCCTTCGAGTTCGACCGCTACGCCGCCGGAGTCGAGGCCAGCGGGCCGGACGGGCGGCTGTTCGCCGATCGGCTCACCCTTTCGCCAGGCGACGACGGAGCCGGACCGCGGACGACCGGCGTGCTCAGCGGCGACGTCTTCGGGACGCTGTATGCCGTCACGACGACCGAGTGTCCGGCCGCATCCCTCGCCGACGCGATGGCCGACCGGGTCGCCGATTGCGATCCCGAGGCCGGCGTCTCGACGCTCCCCAACGACGCCGGTTCCTGGGTGCGGGTAGTTGGGGACAGTACCGAATCGGTGACCGACACGCTGCACGCCGCCTGGGACGGCGCACGGCAGCGACTGCTCGGCGTTCCCGCGCCGGCGCTCAGAAAGTACTGA
- the ureG gene encoding urease accessory protein UreG, with amino-acid sequence MSPTHRDVATVGIGGPVGSGKTSLIADLVPRLREAGLDVGVIANDILTQEDADALRERFAGIVPDELVAGVETGACPHTGIREDPSMNLEQIDAFLDSHPALDVVIVESGGDNLGATFDPELADYYAFVISAAEGEDIPRKRGPGVVDADLLVINKTDLAPHVGADLDVMAADADRVREGPTVFTNCKDGDGIAQVREYLSEEVLFA; translated from the coding sequence ATGAGTCCGACCCACCGCGACGTGGCGACGGTCGGGATCGGCGGGCCGGTCGGCTCGGGCAAAACCTCGCTGATCGCCGATCTCGTTCCCCGCCTGCGCGAGGCCGGCCTCGACGTGGGCGTCATCGCCAACGACATCCTCACCCAGGAGGACGCCGACGCGCTTCGGGAGCGCTTCGCCGGGATCGTCCCGGACGAGCTGGTCGCCGGGGTCGAAACCGGCGCGTGCCCGCATACGGGTATCCGCGAGGACCCCTCGATGAACCTCGAACAGATCGACGCCTTTCTCGACTCGCATCCGGCCCTGGATGTCGTGATCGTCGAGAGCGGCGGGGACAACCTCGGGGCGACGTTCGATCCCGAACTGGCCGACTACTACGCGTTCGTCATCTCGGCGGCGGAGGGCGAGGACATCCCGCGCAAACGCGGCCCGGGCGTCGTCGATGCCGACCTGCTGGTGATCAACAAGACCGATCTGGCCCCCCACGTCGGTGCTGACCTCGACGTCATGGCCGCCGACGCCGACCGCGTCCGGGAGGGGCCGACCGTGTTCACCAACTGCAAGGACGGCGACGGCATCGCGCAGGTCCGCGAGTACCTCTCCGAGGAGGTGTTGTTCGCCTGA
- a CDS encoding urease subunit gamma: protein MNLTPKERERLTIFMAAELARRRKDRGVALNHPEAVAYISDWCIERAREGDSVAEIRSGAAQLLDPGDVMAGVPEMIDMIQVEPVFPDGTKLVTVHDPVRSDGTAEDTGEAVTDGGATTGTNDPPGGFQP, encoded by the coding sequence ATGAACCTCACGCCAAAGGAACGAGAACGGTTGACGATTTTCATGGCCGCAGAGCTCGCGCGCCGGCGCAAGGACCGCGGCGTCGCGCTGAACCACCCCGAGGCCGTCGCGTACATCTCGGATTGGTGTATCGAACGCGCCCGTGAGGGCGACAGCGTCGCCGAGATCCGATCGGGCGCGGCCCAGTTGCTCGATCCGGGGGACGTCATGGCCGGCGTCCCCGAGATGATCGACATGATCCAGGTCGAGCCGGTCTTCCCCGACGGGACGAAACTGGTCACAGTCCACGACCCCGTCCGGTCGGACGGGACTGCCGAGGATACGGGCGAGGCGGTCACCGACGGCGGGGCCACGACCGGGACGAACGATCCACCAGGGGGGTTCCAGCCATGA
- the ureC gene encoding urease subunit alpha produces MSKDIDRDAYADLYGPTTGDQVRLGDTALFATVEADRRTPGDEAVFGGGKTLRDGQGMTASVTQSAGALDWVITNATILDPVLGVVAADIGIRNGEIAGVGKAGNPDTMDGVDMVVGPSTDVYPAEGMIATPGALDIHVHFNSAQLHEHALASGITTMLGGGFGGGATTCTPGPTNVARFLQAAEAWPVNVGFYGKGNASDPDALREQVEAGVCGLKLHEDWGSTPEAIDTCLSVAERADVQVCMHTDTLNEAGFVENTMAAVDGRTMHLFHIEGAGGGHAPDIMELVGQSNMLPSSTNPSMPYTENTFDEHLDMVMVCHHLDRDVPEDVAFAESRIRPETIAAEDVLHDMGAISMMTTDSQAMGRMAELVPRTWQTASKMKDQRGPLPEDEGESGDNHRIKRYLAKYTINPAISAGIDAYVGTLEPGKLADVVLWEPDSFGIKPQMTFKGGFPVSSAMGEANGSLMTCEPIVQRPRAGAVGRAKQALSLTFVSGAAHEAGVGEEYDLDSRVVPVSGTRSVGKDDMHYNAYCPADIEVDPETFDVRIDGENVTCEPSSELPLAQRYLL; encoded by the coding sequence ATGAGTAAGGACATCGATCGGGACGCGTACGCCGACCTCTACGGCCCCACGACGGGCGATCAGGTTCGGCTGGGCGACACCGCGCTGTTCGCGACCGTCGAGGCGGACCGCCGGACGCCCGGCGACGAGGCCGTCTTCGGCGGCGGGAAGACACTCCGGGACGGCCAGGGTATGACCGCCAGCGTCACGCAGTCGGCGGGCGCACTCGACTGGGTCATCACCAATGCGACGATCCTCGACCCGGTCCTGGGCGTCGTCGCCGCGGACATCGGCATCCGGAACGGCGAAATCGCCGGCGTCGGCAAGGCCGGCAACCCCGACACGATGGACGGCGTCGACATGGTCGTCGGCCCCTCGACGGACGTCTACCCCGCCGAGGGGATGATCGCCACGCCGGGAGCGCTTGACATTCACGTCCACTTCAACTCCGCACAGCTGCACGAGCACGCGCTGGCGTCGGGCATCACGACGATGCTGGGCGGTGGCTTCGGCGGCGGTGCGACCACCTGTACGCCCGGCCCGACGAACGTCGCGCGCTTCCTGCAGGCCGCCGAGGCCTGGCCGGTCAACGTCGGCTTTTACGGCAAGGGCAACGCTTCAGATCCCGACGCCCTCCGCGAGCAGGTCGAGGCGGGTGTCTGTGGGCTCAAACTCCACGAGGACTGGGGCTCGACGCCGGAAGCGATCGACACCTGCCTGTCGGTCGCCGAGCGTGCGGACGTACAGGTCTGTATGCACACGGACACGCTCAACGAAGCCGGATTCGTCGAGAACACGATGGCTGCGGTCGACGGCCGGACGATGCACCTCTTTCACATCGAGGGCGCGGGCGGCGGACACGCCCCGGACATCATGGAACTGGTCGGCCAATCGAACATGCTTCCCTCCTCGACGAACCCCTCGATGCCCTACACCGAGAACACGTTCGACGAACACCTCGACATGGTGATGGTCTGTCACCACCTCGATCGGGATGTCCCCGAGGACGTGGCCTTCGCGGAGTCACGTATTCGGCCCGAGACCATCGCCGCCGAGGACGTCCTCCACGACATGGGTGCGATTTCGATGATGACCACCGACTCCCAGGCGATGGGCCGGATGGCCGAACTCGTTCCCCGAACCTGGCAGACGGCCTCGAAGATGAAAGACCAGCGCGGTCCCCTGCCCGAGGACGAAGGCGAGTCGGGGGACAACCACCGGATCAAGCGCTACCTGGCGAAGTACACGATCAACCCCGCCATCTCGGCGGGTATCGACGCGTACGTGGGGACGCTCGAACCGGGAAAGCTGGCGGATGTCGTGCTTTGGGAGCCCGACTCCTTCGGGATCAAACCACAGATGACGTTCAAGGGTGGATTCCCGGTCTCCTCGGCGATGGGCGAGGCTAACGGGTCGCTGATGACCTGTGAGCCCATCGTCCAGCGGCCTCGTGCGGGGGCCGTCGGCCGGGCGAAACAGGCGCTGTCGCTGACGTTCGTCAGCGGTGCCGCACACGAGGCCGGCGTCGGGGAGGAATACGACCTCGATTCACGGGTCGTCCCGGTCTCCGGGACCCGCTCGGTCGGCAAAGACGACATGCACTACAACGCCTACTGCCCGGCCGACATCGAGGTGGACCCCGAAACCTTCGACGTCCGCATCGACGGCGAGAACGTGACCTGCGAACCGAGTTCCGAACTCCCGCTCGCACAACGGTACCTGCTATGA
- a CDS encoding urease subunit beta, with amino-acid sequence MTDTVVPGEVRTGEGSVTINEGRETRRVTVANTGDRPVQVGSHFHVFEANAALAFDRRAAYGMRLNIPAGTAVRFEPGESKTVELVAIGGKRRIHGMNGLTNGSVESGVDRALERARAAGFGIDGADHE; translated from the coding sequence ATGACCGATACCGTCGTTCCGGGTGAAGTGCGCACCGGCGAGGGGTCGGTGACGATCAACGAGGGTCGGGAAACCCGGCGTGTCACGGTCGCCAACACCGGCGATCGCCCGGTCCAGGTCGGCTCGCACTTCCACGTCTTCGAGGCCAACGCGGCCCTTGCATTCGACCGGCGGGCGGCCTACGGTATGCGGTTGAATATCCCGGCGGGCACGGCCGTCCGGTTCGAGCCCGGCGAGTCCAAAACGGTCGAACTCGTCGCTATCGGCGGGAAGCGCCGTATCCACGGAATGAACGGCCTGACGAACGGCAGCGTCGAAAGCGGCGTCGATCGGGCGCTCGAACGCGCTCGGGCGGCCGGGTTTGGGATCGACGGGGCGGACCATGAGTAA
- a CDS encoding urea ABC transporter substrate-binding protein produces the protein MNERPSVGRREFLAGMGTAGVASLAGCGGILGGSGGSDTVKIGVLEDRSGNFALNGTPKWRASKLAIDEINDEGGIDGKEIELFDPDPQSDDTRYAQLTKRLINQNDVDVLWAGYASKTRETIRPTIDSNEQLYFYTTQYEGGVADEYTFCMGATARQQLGSVVPYMIENFGDRIYTIAADYNFGQLSADWVKVIADENGGEVIGEEFIPLSVSNFGSTISDIQAADPDFVMALLVGKNHSSFWNQRTSAGLDIPMGTSTVMAQGYQHQRLDPPALENVYGGFNYMEEVPTDRNQDFVDRYYEKYGDDAAYINEEAVNNYVSTYLYKQAVEEAGTLDQAEVIATLEEGMEITGDQSPEGDISLQGDVHHMTHNMRVMRCDADHNITVEDTRKIPEQFLTETVDIDLSGDDDGMTKQFTPVDYFPEAGG, from the coding sequence ATGAATGAGCGACCGTCGGTCGGCCGCCGGGAGTTCCTCGCGGGGATGGGAACGGCGGGTGTAGCCAGTCTCGCGGGGTGTGGTGGAATCCTCGGCGGGAGTGGCGGGTCGGACACCGTCAAGATCGGTGTCCTCGAGGATCGGTCGGGGAACTTCGCGCTGAACGGGACGCCCAAGTGGCGGGCCTCGAAGCTCGCGATCGACGAAATCAACGACGAGGGCGGGATCGACGGCAAGGAGATCGAGCTGTTCGATCCGGACCCCCAGTCCGACGACACGCGTTACGCGCAACTCACCAAGCGGTTGATCAACCAGAACGACGTCGACGTGCTGTGGGCGGGCTACGCCTCCAAGACCAGGGAGACGATCCGGCCGACCATCGACAGCAACGAACAGCTGTACTTCTACACCACCCAGTACGAGGGCGGCGTCGCCGACGAGTACACCTTCTGTATGGGGGCAACGGCCCGCCAGCAACTGGGCAGCGTGGTGCCCTACATGATCGAGAACTTCGGCGACCGGATCTACACGATCGCAGCCGACTACAACTTCGGTCAACTGTCGGCCGACTGGGTGAAGGTCATCGCCGACGAGAACGGTGGGGAGGTCATCGGCGAGGAGTTCATCCCGCTGTCCGTGTCGAACTTCGGATCGACGATCAGCGACATTCAGGCGGCCGACCCGGACTTCGTGATGGCGCTTTTGGTCGGGAAGAACCACTCGTCGTTCTGGAATCAGCGGACCTCCGCCGGACTGGACATCCCGATGGGCACCTCGACAGTCATGGCCCAGGGCTACCAGCACCAGCGGCTCGATCCGCCCGCTCTCGAGAACGTTTACGGCGGGTTCAACTACATGGAGGAGGTCCCGACCGACCGCAACCAGGACTTCGTCGACCGCTACTACGAGAAGTACGGCGACGACGCCGCCTACATCAACGAGGAGGCCGTCAACAACTACGTCTCGACGTACCTCTACAAACAGGCCGTCGAGGAGGCCGGGACGCTTGACCAGGCGGAAGTCATCGCCACCTTGGAGGAGGGGATGGAGATCACCGGCGACCAGTCCCCGGAGGGCGACATCAGCCTGCAGGGCGACGTCCACCACATGACCCACAACATGCGGGTCATGCGGTGTGATGCCGATCACAACATCACGGTCGAGGACACCCGGAAGATACCCGAACAGTTCCTCACCGAGACCGTCGACATCGATCTCAGCGGGGACGACGACGGCATGACCAAGCAGTTCACGCCCGTCGATTACTTCCCCGAAGCAGGAGGGTGA
- the urtB gene encoding urea ABC transporter, permease protein UrtB, whose product MTTGSPALIAQSGSAGTVETVLKTLDGAGVPIELLLQIADSFAYITLAAIGLAVIFGMVGVINLAHGEFILIGAYATTLSVNVYGLPLPIAMVFGSLLTGLFGIVVERTIVRRLYGRLLDTMIATFGLGLIITQGVRIVYGNTIDSVSTPFGAVPGYTYSAYRVFLAVVAIAVLVAIYLLFTRTEFGVKARATIQDPDTARAMGVDTDRMYMLTFGLGSALAGLTGALYAPMESMVPSMGNGYLVESFVAVVVGGSSALVGTLSAGGLLGTIRGVFASEFGTFVAKMALLATAILVIRFLPGGLSGLYDSLTDRVQEE is encoded by the coding sequence ATGACGACAGGGAGCCCCGCGCTGATCGCCCAAAGCGGCTCCGCCGGCACCGTCGAGACGGTCCTGAAGACGCTTGATGGGGCCGGCGTGCCGATCGAACTCCTCCTGCAGATCGCCGACAGCTTCGCGTACATCACGCTCGCGGCGATCGGTCTCGCCGTCATTTTCGGCATGGTCGGCGTGATCAACCTCGCCCACGGCGAGTTCATCCTGATCGGCGCCTACGCGACGACGCTGTCGGTCAACGTCTACGGCCTGCCGCTGCCGATTGCGATGGTGTTCGGCAGCCTCCTGACGGGCCTGTTCGGGATCGTCGTCGAGCGGACGATCGTTCGCCGGCTCTACGGGCGGTTGCTCGACACGATGATCGCTACCTTCGGACTCGGGTTGATCATCACCCAGGGTGTCCGGATCGTCTACGGGAACACCATCGACTCGGTGTCGACGCCGTTCGGTGCGGTGCCCGGGTACACCTACTCGGCCTACCGGGTCTTCCTCGCGGTGGTCGCGATCGCCGTCCTGGTGGCGATCTACCTGCTGTTTACCCGGACGGAGTTCGGCGTCAAGGCCCGGGCCACCATCCAGGACCCCGACACCGCCCGGGCCATGGGCGTCGACACCGATCGGATGTACATGTTGACCTTCGGGCTCGGGTCGGCGCTGGCGGGCCTGACCGGCGCGTTGTACGCCCCGATGGAGTCGATGGTCCCCTCGATGGGCAACGGCTACCTCGTCGAGTCCTTCGTCGCGGTCGTCGTCGGCGGCTCCTCGGCGCTCGTGGGCACGCTCTCGGCCGGCGGGCTCCTGGGGACGATCCGTGGCGTCTTCGCCAGCGAGTTCGGCACCTTCGTCGCGAAGATGGCCTTGCTCGCGACGGCGATCCTCGTCATCCGGTTCCTCCCGGGCGGACTGTCCGGGCTGTACGATAGCCTCACCGATCGGGTGCAGGAGGAATGA